A stretch of Acidimicrobiales bacterium DNA encodes these proteins:
- a CDS encoding sigma-70 family RNA polymerase sigma factor: MTAVPTLVGSLPSLFAMVEVTPITAPPATAARPVDVDAFVATMFEEHGAGLVRLVRLLVDDRNAAEDVVQEAFIRLARSAHRIKDPSKAAAYLRSIALNLARDHNRRGLVSLRHRLPTDPAVASVEDTIVLSEEHAAVLDALRDLPGRQRDCLILRYYDELDIDAIAATLGISRNSVKTHLTRGMRALEGLLAPTEDAP, encoded by the coding sequence ATGACCGCCGTGCCCACCCTGGTGGGCAGCCTGCCGTCGCTCTTCGCGATGGTCGAGGTCACGCCGATCACGGCACCCCCGGCCACCGCGGCGCGGCCTGTCGACGTCGACGCGTTCGTCGCGACGATGTTCGAGGAGCACGGCGCCGGGCTCGTCCGGCTCGTTCGTCTCCTCGTCGACGACCGCAACGCCGCGGAGGACGTCGTGCAGGAGGCCTTCATCCGGCTCGCCCGCTCGGCCCATCGCATCAAGGATCCGTCGAAGGCGGCCGCCTACCTGCGCTCGATCGCGCTGAACCTGGCGCGTGACCACAATCGCCGCGGGCTGGTCTCGCTGCGCCACCGGCTCCCCACGGACCCCGCCGTGGCGTCGGTCGAGGACACCATCGTCTTGTCCGAGGAGCACGCCGCCGTGCTCGATGCGCTGCGGGATCTGCCGGGCCGTCAGCGGGACTGCCTCATCCTTCGCTACTACGACGAACTCGACATCGACGCCATCGCCGCCACCCTCGGGATCTCCCGCAACTCCGTGAAGACCCATCTGACCCGCGGCATGCGAGCGCTCGAAGGGCTGCTCGCCCCGACCGAGGACGCGCCATGA
- a CDS encoding serine hydrolase domain-containing protein has translation MDGTCDPDFDDVAALFQRQIRRAGGGASLAVMHRGEMVVDLWGGDRTEDGDPWQSDTIAMCYSTTKGVVSLALHLQVEAGLIDYDQPVAEYWPEFAQNRKSSVTVRHLLSHSAGLHRLRTVIDDATEMLDWDHMVDALARQAPAYKPGTKTGYHAITYGWLVGELVRRVTGRDLADVVRDDIAAPLGLAGLFLGCPPEERHRVAPLAPLGSILERGPAPIRQIQRLAVGGVNTALSLARAPINTRRMINALLPRGMEDVLVSPEIMDASIPAVNGFLDARSLATMYGVLAGRGEVNGVRMLSPDLLRQIERQQNNRRDLVLVMPMQWRLGYHRVLGTGRAGSRAFGHYGFGGSGAWADPGRNLTMAMTCNRGGGTPVGDARVVSLSRAVLAAADRR, from the coding sequence GTGGACGGAACATGCGATCCGGACTTCGACGACGTGGCGGCGCTGTTCCAGCGCCAGATCCGCCGCGCCGGCGGCGGCGCGTCACTCGCCGTCATGCACCGCGGCGAGATGGTCGTCGACCTGTGGGGCGGAGACCGCACCGAGGACGGCGACCCGTGGCAGTCCGACACGATCGCGATGTGTTACAGCACGACCAAGGGGGTCGTGTCGCTGGCGTTGCACCTCCAGGTCGAGGCGGGTCTCATCGACTACGACCAACCGGTCGCCGAGTACTGGCCCGAGTTCGCACAGAACCGCAAGAGCAGCGTCACCGTCCGCCACCTGCTCAGCCACTCCGCCGGCCTGCACCGGCTCCGCACCGTGATCGACGATGCCACCGAGATGCTGGACTGGGACCACATGGTGGATGCCCTCGCCCGGCAAGCTCCTGCGTACAAACCCGGCACCAAGACCGGCTATCACGCGATCACCTACGGCTGGTTGGTCGGCGAATTGGTCCGGCGGGTCACCGGTCGTGATCTGGCAGACGTCGTGCGGGACGACATCGCCGCGCCGCTCGGCCTTGCCGGCCTCTTCCTGGGATGCCCACCGGAGGAGCGCCATCGCGTTGCTCCGCTCGCGCCGCTCGGGAGCATTCTCGAACGAGGCCCGGCCCCGATCCGCCAGATCCAACGGCTCGCAGTGGGCGGGGTGAACACCGCGCTCAGCCTCGCCCGCGCCCCGATCAACACCCGCCGGATGATCAATGCTCTCCTCCCCCGCGGCATGGAGGACGTGCTCGTCTCACCCGAGATCATGGATGCCTCGATCCCCGCGGTGAACGGATTCCTCGACGCCCGCTCGCTCGCCACGATGTACGGCGTCCTCGCCGGTCGGGGCGAGGTGAATGGCGTGCGGATGCTGTCCCCCGATCTCCTGCGGCAGATCGAACGGCAACAGAACAACCGTCGCGACCTCGTGCTCGTCATGCCGATGCAGTGGCGGCTCGGCTACCACCGCGTGCTCGGCACGGGTCGGGCCGGCTCCCGGGCGTTCGGCCACTACGGCTTCGGAGGCTCCGGCGCCTGGGCCGATCCGGGGCGCAATCTCACCATGGCGATGACCTGCAACCGGGGCGGCGGAACACCCGTCGGCGATGCCCGCGTCGTCAGCCTCAGCCGCGCCGTGCTCGCCGCCGCCGACCGCCGCTGA
- a CDS encoding DUF4404 family protein: protein MSNDDQDISELLDELRSTIAATDGMTADDRRQLDALVRRIEVQADEDEDDDPNILDHLDDALSRFEAEHVGLVNTINRIANALSAGGI from the coding sequence GTGAGCAACGACGACCAGGACATCTCCGAGCTCCTCGACGAGCTGCGATCCACCATCGCCGCCACGGACGGCATGACCGCTGACGACCGTCGCCAACTCGACGCACTGGTGCGGCGCATCGAGGTCCAGGCCGACGAAGACGAGGACGACGACCCGAACATCCTCGACCATCTCGACGACGCGCTGTCCCGCTTCGAGGCGGAACACGTGGGCCTGGTGAACACGATCAACCGCATCGCCAACGCCCTCTCCGCCGGCGGGATCTGA
- a CDS encoding PilZ domain-containing protein, protein MSFFYPIDSALHRPDGRSGRDDRLVRRFLTGGRLHIHLRLGGADASRSRPIAAEVINLSITGALVRFPAKLRMKPGATVTLGNPPSTVVCRVVHTAMITADQQDLGVEFVEPTDAFCADVSRAVGALRRDRGHVLAAWHRPN, encoded by the coding sequence ATGTCGTTCTTCTACCCCATCGACTCCGCGCTTCATCGGCCGGACGGCCGCAGCGGCCGCGACGACCGCCTCGTGCGGCGCTTCCTCACGGGCGGACGGCTGCACATCCATCTGCGCCTCGGCGGGGCCGACGCGTCACGGAGCAGACCGATCGCCGCCGAGGTGATCAATCTCTCCATCACCGGCGCGCTCGTTCGGTTCCCGGCGAAGTTGCGGATGAAGCCGGGAGCGACGGTGACGCTCGGCAACCCGCCATCGACGGTGGTCTGCCGGGTCGTGCACACGGCGATGATCACCGCGGATCAGCAGGATCTCGGCGTGGAGTTCGTCGAGCCCACCGATGCCTTCTGTGCCGACGTCAGCCGCGCCGTCGGCGCGCTTCGCCGGGACCGGGGCCACGTACTCGCCGCCTGGCACCGCCCGAACTGA
- a CDS encoding MarR family transcriptional regulator yields MTDVDRLDTAIADLQTELNRIDRVDAARQGVGSMEDLQVLRLLHAQGPQRVGAIATMRAAGKATVSARIDRLEQKGLVSRDRIPGDRRGVVCALTPEGRTVATRSRKLRRRLLAAAPLGVEPGRLEELVGVLRASLAP; encoded by the coding sequence ATGACCGACGTCGACCGACTCGATACCGCCATCGCGGACCTCCAGACCGAGCTCAACCGCATCGACCGCGTCGATGCAGCCCGTCAAGGTGTCGGTTCGATGGAGGACCTCCAGGTGCTCCGGCTGTTGCACGCGCAGGGCCCACAACGCGTCGGCGCGATCGCCACGATGCGGGCCGCGGGGAAGGCGACGGTCAGCGCCCGGATCGACCGACTGGAACAGAAGGGCCTCGTGAGTCGCGACCGCATCCCCGGTGACCGGCGCGGCGTCGTCTGTGCGCTCACGCCCGAGGGCCGGACGGTCGCCACCCGGAGCCGCAAGTTACGCCGACGCCTGCTCGCCGCCGCCCCGCTCGGCGTCGAGCCCGGCCGCCTCGAGGAGCTGGTCGGCGTGCTGCGGGCCAGCCTCGCGCCGTGA
- a CDS encoding oxygenase MpaB family protein translates to MLVQTQAYADTVVRQRDEIAALYGDVDFTIVPERLDDTATRDDERFRRHKEATDRVFDRPDLIERVRNYTMTGDRVADAYAALIPVHGFRSLVDMLDAACERGVENVEDAPPELVAFIRSMEDTPDWVDMDLVARGAAAERIPMATATPFAIRGAFLATFLNKYAALPMTMTGTLSDEAARKRVFETASFFTATTLPGALDRHGKGFQAAAKVRLMHSMVRYHLLSSGSWDVATYGIPIPQVDQMPAGTIGTFFLSARLLAKGRTEFTPEQKATVELARYRCFLLGLPEDLLGDTPQEIVDLLTARHITLREGYDDEICGSLVRGTMGVDLFDRSTVQGRIHSWLEDGFSRFVLVNNFMRGETERAAAIGITFEATHKVAAAMAAAAVFGRTIFYRIGLRLPGVGGLVDRRLNARLAHLLDSYGHADFVTDPGRYRLAGAA, encoded by the coding sequence GTGCTCGTGCAGACCCAGGCCTACGCCGACACCGTTGTCCGCCAGCGCGACGAGATCGCCGCGCTCTACGGCGACGTCGACTTCACCATCGTCCCGGAGCGTCTCGACGACACCGCGACCCGAGACGACGAGCGGTTCCGGCGCCACAAGGAGGCGACCGACCGCGTCTTCGACCGCCCGGACCTGATCGAGCGGGTCCGCAACTACACGATGACCGGCGACCGGGTGGCCGACGCCTACGCGGCGCTCATCCCCGTTCACGGCTTCCGGTCCCTCGTCGACATGCTGGACGCCGCGTGCGAGCGCGGCGTGGAGAACGTGGAGGACGCCCCGCCGGAGCTGGTGGCGTTCATCCGTTCGATGGAGGACACACCGGACTGGGTCGACATGGATCTCGTCGCCCGGGGCGCGGCGGCCGAACGGATCCCGATGGCGACGGCGACCCCGTTCGCGATCCGCGGCGCCTTCCTCGCCACGTTCCTCAACAAGTACGCCGCCCTGCCCATGACCATGACGGGGACGTTGTCCGACGAGGCCGCCCGCAAGCGGGTGTTCGAGACGGCGAGCTTCTTCACCGCGACCACCCTGCCCGGCGCCCTCGACCGCCACGGCAAGGGCTTCCAGGCCGCGGCGAAGGTGCGGCTGATGCACTCGATGGTGCGCTATCACCTGCTGTCGTCGGGCAGCTGGGACGTTGCCACCTACGGCATCCCGATCCCGCAGGTCGACCAGATGCCGGCGGGCACGATCGGCACGTTCTTCCTCTCCGCCCGCCTGCTCGCCAAGGGCCGCACCGAGTTCACCCCGGAGCAGAAGGCGACCGTCGAGCTCGCCCGGTACCGGTGCTTCCTGCTCGGGCTCCCCGAGGACCTGCTGGGCGACACGCCCCAAGAGATCGTCGACCTGCTGACGGCTCGCCACATCACTCTGCGCGAGGGATACGACGACGAGATCTGCGGGTCGCTGGTGCGGGGCACGATGGGGGTCGACCTCTTCGACCGGTCGACGGTGCAGGGCCGGATCCACTCGTGGCTCGAGGACGGGTTCTCCCGCTTCGTGCTCGTCAACAACTTCATGCGGGGGGAGACGGAGCGGGCGGCCGCGATCGGGATCACGTTCGAGGCCACGCACAAGGTGGCGGCGGCGATGGCCGCGGCGGCCGTGTTCGGGCGGACGATCTTCTACCGCATCGGGCTCCGGCTTCCCGGCGTGGGTGGACTCGTCGACCGGCGGCTCAACGCCCGGCTCGCCCACCTGCTCGACTCCTACGGCCACGCCGACTTCGTGACCGATCCGGGCCGGTACCGGCTCGCGGGCGCGGCCTGA
- the heR gene encoding heliorhodopsin HeR codes for MIELTASRATNLRRWNLGLTLLHGAQAALILALTSSFAITITTSPPTGPPGTPASAPDSLVDVVIGPVVALFLVLAAVDHLLTATVARDAYERDLRRGINRFRWVEYSVSATIMVLLIAAYSGITGITTLVAIAGANVAMILFGWLQETTNPPDRTTTSMTPFWFGTVAGITPWIAIWFNTLTADTVPGFVYGIVIVETVLFFSFGLTQWLQYRQVGPWADYFHGEKTYLVLSLVAKSLLAWQIYGGSLAPEG; via the coding sequence TTGATCGAACTCACGGCAAGCCGCGCCACGAACCTGCGCCGCTGGAATCTCGGCCTGACGCTCCTGCACGGCGCGCAGGCCGCGTTGATCCTGGCGTTGACCAGCTCCTTCGCGATCACGATCACGACCTCCCCGCCGACCGGCCCGCCCGGCACCCCCGCGTCCGCACCCGACAGCCTGGTCGACGTCGTCATCGGCCCGGTTGTCGCGCTCTTCCTGGTGCTCGCCGCCGTGGACCACCTCCTGACGGCGACGGTCGCGCGCGACGCCTACGAACGCGACCTCCGGCGGGGCATCAACCGGTTCCGCTGGGTCGAGTACTCGGTGAGCGCCACGATCATGGTGCTGCTCATCGCGGCCTACTCGGGGATCACCGGGATCACGACACTCGTCGCCATCGCCGGCGCCAACGTCGCCATGATCCTCTTCGGCTGGCTCCAGGAGACGACGAACCCACCCGACCGCACGACCACATCGATGACACCGTTCTGGTTCGGCACCGTCGCCGGGATCACGCCGTGGATCGCGATCTGGTTCAACACCCTGACCGCGGACACCGTGCCCGGCTTCGTCTACGGCATCGTCATCGTGGAGACCGTGCTGTTCTTCAGCTTCGGCCTGACCCAGTGGCTCCAGTACCGCCAGGTCGGCCCCTGGGCGGACTACTTCCACGGCGAGAAGACCTACCTGGTGCTCAGCCTGGTCGCGAAGTCGCTCCTCGCGTGGCAGATCTACGGCGGCTCGCTGGCCCCCGAAGGCTGA
- a CDS encoding adenylate/guanylate cyclase domain-containing protein: MARYRRRRQKSARQVLESLGVPPDEITDAEESGTAELLAIDRLVLPERGRYTVADLARKVDADPDVLRVLWRSLGFVEPMEDEPAFTKSDVRVLETMASLADAEVIDPALSLQIARVLGQSMSQIATAVVDAVEMQANAATEDPGARDSVALRAGELLPFLSQVVDYSFKRHLRAAARRRVDLVMDAESGGQVVGFVDLVRFTELSLELDDADLAVVVGHFDLLVQGLVVEHGGRVVKMIGDAAMFTVADPVAGAGLALALQAAVAEDPMLNGVRVGMAYGPILTRDGDLYGPVVNLANRLVGIGRSGAINVSQDLRDALAGDRRFSLRSLGTRSLRHIGEERVYRLRPGSQWSPAE; this comes from the coding sequence ATGGCCAGGTACCGGCGGCGTCGGCAGAAATCCGCGAGGCAGGTGCTCGAGAGCCTCGGCGTGCCGCCCGACGAGATCACCGACGCCGAGGAGTCGGGGACCGCCGAGCTGCTCGCGATCGACCGACTCGTGCTGCCCGAACGCGGGCGCTACACGGTGGCCGATCTCGCGCGGAAGGTGGATGCCGATCCCGATGTGCTGCGGGTGCTCTGGCGCAGTCTCGGCTTCGTCGAACCGATGGAGGACGAGCCCGCGTTCACCAAGTCCGACGTGCGGGTCCTGGAGACGATGGCGAGCCTCGCCGACGCCGAGGTGATCGATCCGGCGCTGTCGTTGCAGATCGCGCGCGTGCTCGGCCAGTCGATGTCGCAGATCGCCACGGCGGTGGTGGACGCGGTCGAGATGCAGGCGAACGCGGCGACCGAGGATCCCGGCGCTCGCGACTCGGTCGCGTTACGGGCCGGCGAACTGCTGCCGTTCCTCTCGCAGGTGGTCGACTACTCGTTCAAGCGTCATCTGCGGGCAGCTGCGCGACGCCGAGTCGATCTGGTGATGGACGCCGAATCCGGCGGCCAGGTCGTCGGGTTCGTCGACCTGGTGCGCTTCACCGAGCTCAGCCTCGAGCTGGACGATGCCGACCTCGCCGTCGTGGTCGGTCACTTCGACCTGCTGGTCCAGGGGCTCGTGGTCGAGCATGGTGGACGGGTCGTCAAGATGATCGGCGACGCTGCCATGTTCACCGTGGCCGACCCGGTCGCCGGTGCCGGGCTCGCGCTCGCGTTGCAGGCCGCCGTGGCCGAGGACCCGATGCTCAACGGGGTGCGCGTCGGCATGGCGTACGGACCGATCCTCACGCGGGACGGTGATCTCTACGGCCCGGTGGTGAACCTCGCGAATCGGCTGGTCGGGATCGGTCGGTCCGGCGCGATCAACGTGAGCCAGGATCTGCGCGACGCGCTGGCCGGCGATCGGCGGTTCTCCCTGCGGAGTCTCGGGACGCGTTCGTTGCGCCACATCGGTGAGGAGCGGGTCTACCGGCTCCGTCCCGGGTCCCAGTGGTCGCCGGCCGAGTGA
- a CDS encoding aldo/keto reductase, whose translation METRRIGQLEVSVVGLGCNNFGMRIDEAQTKVVVDAAIEAGITYFDTAEGYGGGTSERYLGAALAGRRDQVAIATKWGMLPAEDGAPPNGSPEAVRAAVDGSLERLGTDRIDHYQMHNPDPSVPIGETLGALADLVAEGKVLELGCSNFSADQLDEATTAGAATGASFVTVQNHYSLLTRQPESNGVLEACARHGIGFVPYFPLESGVLTGKYTAGAELPAGSRLEAWGERAGFFLSDERLAVVEAVSAWAAERGRTVLDAAMSWLTSNPQVTTVISGATKAEQAAGNAAAGSWAMTAEERTELEALLG comes from the coding sequence ATGGAGACACGACGGATCGGTCAGCTCGAGGTGTCGGTGGTGGGGCTGGGGTGCAACAACTTCGGCATGCGCATCGACGAGGCGCAGACGAAGGTGGTGGTCGACGCGGCGATCGAGGCCGGAATCACCTACTTCGACACGGCCGAGGGATACGGCGGGGGCACCTCCGAGCGCTATCTCGGCGCCGCGCTCGCCGGCCGTCGGGATCAGGTCGCCATCGCCACCAAGTGGGGGATGCTGCCGGCCGAGGACGGCGCACCGCCGAACGGGAGCCCCGAGGCCGTGCGTGCCGCGGTCGACGGATCGCTCGAGCGGCTCGGCACAGATCGCATCGACCACTACCAGATGCACAACCCCGACCCGTCGGTGCCGATCGGCGAGACACTCGGCGCGCTGGCCGACCTGGTTGCGGAGGGGAAGGTCCTCGAGCTCGGGTGCTCCAACTTCTCGGCCGACCAGCTCGACGAAGCGACGACAGCCGGGGCCGCTACGGGCGCGTCCTTCGTGACGGTTCAGAACCACTACAGCCTGCTGACCCGTCAGCCGGAGTCCAACGGCGTCCTGGAGGCGTGTGCCCGCCACGGCATCGGGTTCGTGCCGTATTTCCCGCTGGAGTCCGGCGTGTTGACCGGCAAGTACACGGCGGGTGCGGAGCTGCCCGCCGGCAGCCGACTCGAGGCGTGGGGCGAGCGGGCCGGGTTCTTCCTGTCGGACGAACGACTCGCCGTGGTCGAAGCCGTGTCCGCGTGGGCAGCCGAGCGGGGACGCACCGTGCTGGACGCGGCGATGAGCTGGCTGACGTCCAACCCGCAGGTGACAACGGTCATCTCCGGAGCCACCAAGGCCGAGCAGGCCGCCGGCAACGCCGCGGCCGGGTCGTGGGCCATGACCGCGGAGGAGCGGACGGAGCTCGAAGCGCTACTGGGCTGA